CTCATACAATCAATGAatatacattttctcatacccctcTCAATATTTCTCTTTCTAGCTAAATATCTCGGTTGAACCCTGAACTTAGCTTACAGTTCTTCAAGTTTTCAACTTCTAGCTCTGTTATTTTCGAATTTGATTGCCCTTTGTGCATCAAATACTCCCAGTACCTAGTTGGTGATGACAAATCTAATCTATTTGCTGTGTGTTAGCATGGTACCTCAAGTGCAACAGTAATTTAAAAAGATTCATTGGCTGTTTTTGCATTGATTTAGAAGGGACCTAAATGATACTGCTATGCTTGGAGAGACTGTCACTACAGCAGGATTTTATGGAATTTGATTCTACCTTGTAAACTTTATGCGACTCAACATGGATTAAGGAGAATCCTAAGAGTGATCTTGCTTTATGATTTCTCTGACATCAAATTCCCTTGATTACTCAGAAAccatttgaaaattaaaagtttgaGTTTTTCCTTAACAAAGTGTCACAAGAGAAGTCATACCTTGAGGCAGAGGCCTTCATAAACATCACAAATGGGATATTCAGTTGGGCAGCAATAGGCTGATCCATGACAGCAAACACCATTTTCATAAGGACAGCAACCCTGAATGAAGCATAGGCCAAAGATGTACAACTCACAGCAGCATGTTTGGTCTTCTGGACAGTAATACAAGTCTCCACATTCACTTGGTTTTGGAGAAGGTGGTGGAGGGGGTGGAGGGGATGGTGGGGGAGGTGGTGGAACGGCAGGTGATGGATAAGGAGATGGCGCTGAAGACGACTCTTTCGTTGGATAAGAAGCCAGTGAATTAATGGCACAAACGCCATATGGCAAATCTGTGTTCCTTCTTATATATCCATACCCCTCCATTCCCCAATATGTACCCCATGAGTTCTTGATAATCCAATAGTCATCATATCCATAAGAACCATATCCTACTATCAGTACTGCATGGGATAAGTTATCTGGATCACTAGAGCATTCTCCATCATAGATTCCCTGCATCGGCCCCAAAACAGAATAGATAGAAAAATCACATCATTTTGGGAATATTAAGATATGTGGAAATGGATTGAATAATAGAAAATAGTTACCCCTCTATATAGTTGAAAATCAGGGCTGCTTCCGTCGATGCCCACACTAACAGGTTGTTGAGAAACAGCACAAAGAAGGGCATTTTCCTCCTGTTGAACATCTTGGTATCCATCAATTGTTAAAACCGTATGGTTCACCTGTTGAGAAAAATATTCAGAACTACGATCAAGTTttcaaaaagtattttttttggaAGATGGACAGAAAACTTGATATGAAATTGATCATCACATGCCTTGTTATAATTGCAAAAGCCTTGAGAATAGGCAATGTATGGATAATCGGCTTCTGAATCAATGCCACCGTTGTTGATCACCCATTCAAAAGCAGGGTCCATAAGTCCACCTTCACAGCCCTTATTGCATGAACTATCACACTCAATAAGTTGTTGTTCAGAAAGGCTAATAAGTTCGCCAGCGACTATTGCATTTATTCCCTCTATAGCTCCACACGCCGAGAATGCCCAGCAAGCTCCTGCAAAGTTTTGCATAGATCAAATATATTACTCCAATGATGTACGTAAGTGCATATTCCAGCTCCCTTAATTAAAGAACACAAATGGTCTTAGAGTTTTGGACTTTTTGGTACTACTGACTTTTGATTTGAGCCAATAAAAAGTCCTAGTCCTAGTAAGACTGTAGGTTAGACCAATTTGCAGATTCAACTTACTCAGTTCCTTTTATTTGGATTTTATACTGCTTAATTCAGGGaaacataataataatgcctATAAGCTGCCTAGCAGTAAAACATGTATGTAGAGTAACCCAATATTATAAATGTaataaatacaatgaaatatgccT
Above is a genomic segment from Lycium barbarum isolate Lr01 chromosome 12, ASM1917538v2, whole genome shotgun sequence containing:
- the LOC132622634 gene encoding low-temperature-induced cysteine proteinase-like — translated: MGSKQTPHLLFLFLFLFFLIFAALSSQVSAFTTDFPILDRPNEFISEERIFQLFQEWKQKHGKVYNNEKEQERRLENFRRNVKYIVEKNSKRNSDSDHLVGLTKFADMSNEEFRQVHISKIKIPFNKRKTIQMKNVEKKPTSISCDAPPSRDWRKHGAVTKVKDQGQCGACWAFSACGAIEGINAIVAGELISLSEQQLIECDSSCNKGCEGGLMDPAFEWVINNGGIDSEADYPYIAYSQGFCNYNKVNHTVLTIDGYQDVQQEENALLCAVSQQPVSVGIDGSSPDFQLYRGGIYDGECSSDPDNLSHAVLIVGYGSYGYDDYWIIKNSWGTYWGMEGYGYIRRNTDLPYGVCAINSLASYPTKESSSAPSPYPSPAVPPPPPPSPPPPPPPSPKPSECGDLYYCPEDQTCCCELYIFGLCFIQGCCPYENGVCCHGSAYCCPTEYPICDVYEGLCLKDYGGKVGVEARKRRMAKFKLPWRTNTEATKEMDQTLKWKRNHVAAMR